The Moorena producens PAL-8-15-08-1 genomic interval GGTCACTACCAGCATGAACCAGTTTCCCGGCATCTTCCTCCATGTGTAGGCGAGTGATGCCAATGGTTTTACGGATAGGATTACCGTCATCATCGGACACTTCAATTTCCAGTGAGCCATGCTCAGCAATGGGCAAGTCGTATTGGGAAATCTGGTAGTTTTTGGGTAGGTCAGGATAAAAATACTGTTTCCGGTCAAATTTGCTGTAGGGAGCAATCTGGCAATTGAGTGCTAAACCCGCTTTGACAGCATACTCTAGTACCTTTTGATTCAGAACCGGTAACACTCCTGGCATCCCCATACAAATTGGGTCAATATTGGTATTAGGGGTAGCACCAAATTTTGTGGAAGAGTTAGAAAAAATCTTGGTTTCGGTACTAAGCTGACAATGGGTTTCTAAACCAATGATTGCTTCGTATTGAGTTTTAGCTGGTGCAGCAGTAGTCATTGGATGTTATAATTAAGGGTTAAGATTATTGATGGAACTTAGGGCATTTTTTGTCCACTATTCCCAATAATGTACACTATTTAATTAGCTACAGCGTCAATTATTGCAATTACTGGCAGGAGTTGAGTTGACAGTTTGTATGTAACTTTTTGTCTTTTAGGATTGGAAGTTGTTCGACATTTTTACATACCATTATTATAGCAAATGTGTCTTACGCTATAATTTCGGAAGTGTACTGTTAAAGGGATTTTTTTTACTAAATACTTACGTTTAATGCCTAGGCTAGCTGATGAAAATTAGAGACTGTTTATAAAGTAAATCTTAAGAGGATATCTGAAAAGTTTTTTGATACTGAATTTTGCCCCCCTAGGGCCTGTTTTAAAACTCGGAGATCCCCCTAAATCCCCCTTAAAAAAGGGGGACTTTGAGTATGGCTCCCCCCTTTTTTAAGGGGGGCTGGGGGGGATCATAATCTTGCGGAAAACTTTGAAAACACGCTCTAGCCCCCCAACTTTGGGGGAAGAGTCAATTTGCTTCTAAAAGTCCCCCAAAATTGATACCGTTGGCGAAATTAATATTTGTTTACACAAGAGTAGCAGATGGGTAACTTTAAGTTCATGCTCCCCCAGAATTGGGGGTTGGGGGGCTATAAAGACTGCTGTCTTCAGGCTGATATTACTAAATGTTTTTTTCGCCAGCAGTATCAAAATTGGGGGACCAACGGGGGCTTGGATGTAGCAAATAATACTTCTCAGACAACCTCTAAGACAGCTGAATATTGGTCGGTTAAGGCGGACAGCTCTGTTAACAGGTGAGCTTTTCTCTTGGTGCGCGTTCACCCTTGTCGGGAAACCAGACCCGGCTCGCACCGCAATCAGCTCATAATCTTTCCCTTTTGTGATCAGGAGTCTGCATGTATCACAGAACTATCATAATGTCCAGATCACCCGGTCGTTTTTTTAGTCAGCCATTTTAGATTAATGTGACTAAAGATTCGACAGGTGCGCTTGCCGTTGGCGAATTTAATTCTTAATGGTAAGAGCGCACCTAAGAAAACAAAGGTTTTTCATCACCTAGGCGATGGACTTAGTCCATCGCCTTTCATCAAGCAATTATCCAGTGCTCTTATTACTTCAAATCAGGGGTAAGCATGACTAATCGACAAATTCCACTAACAGAAGACTACACTCGTCCTTGGGCTCTTATGCGTCTACTGCCTAAATGCCAAAGGTATACAGTTGCTAGGTTCTTTAATCGTCAGGATGCTGATAACCATCTCCGATTTTTGGATCGGTATATGCCAGAAGCAAAGTTTGAAGTACTTTTCGATCTGCCTGTCAATAAGGATAGTAATCAGCTACTCTAACAGGTTAACAATCATTGACACTCCCCGCTCGTGCATAGACGGGGATTGTTGGATCAACATCCATGATGCCAGCCTCTTACGGTTTCTTCAGACCTTGCCCTAACCCTTAACATTAAATTCGACAAAGTATTAGGTAGCTATTAATGAGATTGCAAAAATCCTGAAATTCTCTCCACTGCTCTTTCCAAAACGTCTGGTTCGTGTACTAAGGCAAAACGCACATAGCCTTCACCAGCCTTGCCAAAACCAGCTCCTGGAGAAGCAGCAACCCCAGTGGCTTCTACCAAGCTAGTACAAAATTTTACTGAGTTCCCTGCCCAAGGGTCTGGCAATTTTGCCCAGACATACATAGTGGCTGGTGGCACTGGCACTGACCAACCAATGCGGTTTAAAGCATGGACAAAGGCATCCCGCCGCTGTTGATAGGTGGTGACTACAGGTTTAACAATGTCTTGAGAACCATTCAACGCTGCGATCGCACCATTGAGAATCCCCCTGTATTGGTTAAAGTCAATTGCCGCTTTCACCTGCCGCAACCCTCGAATCAATTGAGCATTACCGATAGCATAGCCAATCCGGAAGCCTCCCATATTGTAAGACTTGGAAAAGCTAAAAAACTCAATCGATACAGTTTTATCGGGGTCTGCTTGCAAAACCGAGGGAGCAACAGAGGTGGGATTGAGGCTTTCTGGGATTTTCCCGATCTGCTCCCCATTGCCTCTGGTATCTTCAAAAACAATATCAACGTAGGGAAAATCGTGAACTAATACCAGGTTATGGCACTTACAAAACGCCACTGCTTCCTCAAAAAAAGACAAGGATGCGATCGCAGTAGTGGGATTATGGGGATAACTCAACACCATCATCCGTGCTTGAGCTAGCACTGCCTGAGGGATATCCTCAAATACAGGCAAAAAATTGTTTTCTGCCAATAGGGGCATGGGATAAATCTGACCACTGGCTAGGTGGACACCACCGGCATGGGAAGGATAGCCTGGGTCTTGTAGCAGAGCAAAATCCCCTGGATTAAGCACAGCTAAAGGTAAATGAGCTGTGCCTTCCTGAGAACCAATCAGTTGTAGCACCTCAGTTTCTGGGTCAACCGGAATACCAAATCGTTTAGTATACCAGCTAGCTGCTGCCTGACGAAAAGCTTTAGTACCATGAAACAGCAAGTAACCGTGAGTGCTGGGCTCATACAACGAGGCTTCAATCGCAGCACACACATGCTTGGGAGCTGGTAAATCGGAAGACCCTAATGATAGGTCAATGATTTCTTTCCCAGCAGCTGCCAACGCTTTGGCCTGATCCATATCGGCAAATACATTTGCTTGCAGGGGTTGTAAACGTTGGGCAAACTGCATTGTAATCTTAGTCTTTTTCTTTTGTCTATTCTTTTCGAGCCTTTCCCATCGGTTGCGCTGGCATTGCTCCCATTGCCCCTTACTGTCCTAATTTAAATTCTCATCCAGCATAGTTTTCAATTGAGCTTTGGTAATTGCTCCCTCATGGGATTTGGCCAGCTCACCATTTTTAAACAGTCTTAGAGCAGGGACACCCTCTACCTTGCACTTGGCAACGGCATCTTGATGTTGGTCTACTTCCATCTTAATGACTTTTAAGCGATCGCTATAATTTTTAGCAACCCAGTCCACTGATGGCGATACTAAGCGGCATGGTCCACACCAAGTTGCCCAGAAGTATACCAGTACTGGCTGCTGGGCTTTTAAAACTTCAATTTCAAAATCTTTATCTTCGATTGTAATCACATTACTCACAACGGTATCCCCTCAAAAGACTAGATTAGACTGCATTCACACAATCTCTATATTAAGTGCTTGAACTTCCCCCCAGCTCAAGCATGGGGGATTATAAACAATTGTTACGAGATGGGCGTCGAGCCGCATCTGGACACGTTGAGTATAGAATATTTTACTATGACTGAAAACATCATACCGTTTGCACCAGATCAAAACTCCCTTGTCAAGGAAGTTTAAATCAAGCCGTCGGAGTTCTCAGCCTTTATGCTTTATCGGCTTTCATAAAATCGAAATTTATACAATTGCATAAAAATTTGCACAAAAAAACGGGTTAACCCGCTATACAATTGGTCAACCCGTGAGCTTGGGAACGCCTAAATGGACTACTTTTGTAGAACCAACTTAACGTTGGCATTGTTTAGGCCACGCTGCTTGACTTCTGCCAAGGTCTTGTTAACGGCATACTTCTGGTTGATGGAGTTGATCAACTCGGTTTGGTTGTGCTTCTTAGCTACACCCCAAAGGTCAGCAATCAGGTCAAAGGTGCCATCACTGTTGCGAGACCAACCTAGATCATATTCACCTTCGAGAACGGCAACCAAGTCAGCGCGAACCCGCTGACCATTGTAGCCGCGAACATCAGCTTCTGTCTTAACAGTGATTCCCAGGTCACACAGGGAAGTTTTCAGGATTTCGGCATCGGAGATTTTAGTGCGCAGAGTGCTAAAGTGAGACATGTGGATTTCCTCCAGAAAAGGTATCAGAGAAACGACAACGTAGCGTTTTACTTTTATGGCTAGCCGCCCTCAACAATAATTACAAGCGGCTACTTATCAAACTGCTAGCAATTTTTTGCTAGCCTTTACTCCTGTTGGGAGCAGGAGAAAGCCTGTTAGAACTCCATACGCTGATATTCAGCTACGGAGGATGCAGCAGGTCGCGCGCGTTGCCTAGCCCAGTCCCTCAGGGCTGCAACCTGCTCTGTCATCGTGCGCGATAGAGGTTGAGTTGATTTAATCGCGGCAATAATATCCAGTTGAGTAAACTCCCGGTCTTGAGCAAATGCCTCATACATCGCTGCCACCATGGCTTGCTCAATCTCAGCCCCTGAAAAACCATCAGAAACTTTAGCTAACTGTTCAATATCAAAGCGGTCAATATCTCCACGCCGCTTTTTCAGGTGAATTTCAAATATTTGCTGGCGTTCTTGGGTGTTGGGTAAATCAACAAAAAATATCTCATCAAAACGACCTTTGCGTAGGAATTCTCCTGGTAGGCGCTCCACTCGGTTTGCTGTCGCCATCACAAAGACTGGTGAGGTTTTTTCTTGCATCCAGGTCAGGAAAGAACCAAAGATTCGACTTGAAGTACCCCCATCAGAGTCAGAAGAACCGCTGCTACCAGCAAACGACTTATCAAGCTCATCTATGAAGAGAATAGCTGGAGAGATTGATTCTGCCGTCTTCAAAGCATTGCGCAGGTTGGCTTCCGAGCGCCCTACCATCGAGCCATCGTATACCCGCCCCATATCCAGGCGCAATAGTGGCAGACCCCATAAACGAGACGTAGTTTTGGCAATCAGAGATTTACCACAGCCAGGAACCCCTAGAATCAACATTCCCTTCGGTTGAGGCAAACCATATTCTCTCGCCCTCTCTGTAAAGGCATTAGAGCGCTGCTTCAGCCAACGCTTCAGTTCCTCTAACCCTCCTATAGAATCGAGGGTTTCATCTTCTTCGATATACTCTAGGATACCGTTGCGGCGGATGATCTGCTTCTTCTCGGATAGAACAATATCGACTTCAGCTTCAGTAAGACGACCAGCTTTAACGTAGGCTTTGCGATAAACTTTCTCTGCTTCATCCCGGGTCAAGCCTAATGCTGCTTTGAGCAGCTTTTCCCTAGTTTCTGTAGTCGTCCGACGAGTTTTACTCTGATCCAGTTGGTGGGATAGGACTTGGTTAAGTTCCTTAAGGTTTGGTAGGGGAAAGTCAAGGACAACCACTTCCTTTTCCAACTCAATAGGAATCTGCTGCACCGGGGACATTACGATGATAGACTTTTTAAGAGACTTCTTAGCTTCCTCCCTAAAGCTTGCCATCGCATCCCGCAACCATCGGGTAGTTGCTGGTGCATCTATAAAGGGATGTAAATCCTTAAAGATGTATATACCAGGTTCTTTTTGTTGAATTACCCACTGAACTGCTGCCTCAGGAGAGACCGTATTGTGCTGAGTGGTGTGGCGTGATTGACCATACTCAACAATCCCGTGAGTGACGGTCCAAACGAAGACTCGTTGCTGTTGAGACTTCTTTTGAGCAATCATTGCTATTGCCCTCTCTGCCCGCTCCTCCTCGGGAGTCACGAGGTAGATTAGGGGATATTGAGCTTGAATGAGAACGTTTATCTCTTCTTGCATAACTCTACCTAATATTAGAGACGGCTTACAACTGCCCAAACATCTTCAACTGAACCACTGAGCTAACTAAGTCGGCTCTGGGAGTAGACTAATTTGTCTACCTTAACTTTGGCTACCTTAACAAGGAACCAATTCCTCTTCTCCGTGAGAATCGGTAATGGAGCATACTTTAGCTGTTACCTTTTCTACTGGGAGTTCTTCCGATATCACACCAGGTTGGTTTTTCAGAGCAACTAATTTTCCCTCTGAGATAACCAAGTCACTAGAACACTCAGGACAGGGGTATACTTTATGGGTTTGTCCATATTGGTCTACCTCTTCAACCACATCTTGGTGTTCTATGTAGAATACAATCGCCCTCTCAACCATAGCTGACATTGATTCAGAATCAACAGCCGCTTTAATTTTGAGCCGGCGGTGCAATCCTGGTGGAAGATAAAGAGTAACTTTTTGCTTGTCTTGCATATATTTTTTATATCGTTGTACCCGGGTATGTATTTAACCTTATCGGCTTCCTCTCTAGCTGTCAAGACATTTAGCTGGTATGACAGCTAAATTGTTACATTACTTAATAATATGACGGAAGGAAGATGGTTATCTAATGGATAAGGAATAGCATAAGGCGCGCCTGTAGTTAGCAGGAGGCAGCGCCGACCTGCGGGGGGTTTCCCCCGGAGACGAAACCTGATTACGTTGAGCCTTTATAGTTGATAGGCTATGCAGATGCATGGTTAAAACTTATTGATTAGCGTGATTTGCGCCTTCATGCGGGGGTTTCCCCCACTCGCGCTTTCCATGGCTGACAAGGCGAGCCTGTCTTACGGTAACTTCTAACCACTCGCGCTTTGCATGGCTGACAGGTGTGGACCCTTGCTTGGGCACACAGAACCCAAACCATCAGCAACTGCATCCACAGGCGCGCACCTTGAGGTGCGACCCTAGGGCGCGAGGGATTGCTCGCGCCCTAGAAGGCGCGCACTAAGAGCGAATTTAATTCGACGACTGTAAGCGCACCTAACAAAAGTGTTATGGGTAGGTTTTTTGCTAAGGATGGAAAGGATGCTTTTATTACAGGTAATGAAGCGGAGTAATGACGCGGTAATGATATAATTATGAATTATATAGCCACAATATAAACGCGCTTAAGCTAATTAATAACAGCTAAAAGTATCATAAATAACGATTAAGGACTAACGACTAAGGCATTACTTTCAATCCTCCACGACATATCAGTTGTCCAGTGGTCAGGGTAAGTTCTTGAAGCTCCACCTCTGGTCCTAAATTTATTACAAACCCATCTAAACTAAGAGGGGGGGCATCAGGGTCTATCTGAACTTGCAAGGGGTTCAGTTCCAGTTGGTTGGGGGTAGCTAGTTGGATACCAGCACGAATTACTATCAGCTTGGTACCAACATCATGATTAGTATAAATGCCTCTTAATGTCAGCTGTCCTATATTGATATTAATCTTTTCCCAGCGTATTTGTGGCTGTTTTGGGTCGTTACCGGGTTGAATGATATCATCTGATTTAAGGAATGTATATAATAACTCCGTCAAAGCGTTAGATAACAAGGGTGCTTCAAGAGATGATTGCAGGTCTGGTTCTAGGAGTAATAGCTGACCCACTACGGGAACTGGTTCTAAAAGACGTACGGGTTTACGCTTAATTATCTGACCCAGGTTGAGTCTAATATTACTGCCTTCGAGCTGAATTTGGCTTAGATGCAGTCCTTGATAAACTGCTTGGTTGGCAGCAAGGGCAACCTGAGGAATGTAACCAGTCAGGATTTGGCGATCGCATCCCACAATGTTTAGTTGCAATGTAGCAACTTCCTCTACTTGCGATCGCAGCCACAGCCGTAGCGCTGGGGAAATAACTTTGCTGATAATCTGGCTTGGCTTTTGCTTCGAGCTTTTCGGAGTTTTAACCAAAAGAACACCTTCTTGTACTATTTGTACATAGTATTTTGAAGTCGTTGTCTAATGGAAATCAACTCCTGGGCACACTATAAGCATAAGGCAAACTAAATTCAGCATCACCATAGTCCAGAAGACAAAGCTCAAGCCAAATGTTGGGTCATGGAGGAAAGAGTACAAAAAATTCTTTCACAGTGGGGTATTGCGTCACGGCGTCGAGCCGAGAAGATGATAGCCGCAGGACAAGTGCGCCTAAATGGTACGACTGTACATTTGGGGCAGAAAGCTGATCCAGAAACAGATGTAATCGAAGTGGATGGCAAACCGATAAACCCCTATCACCGACCTCAATCTATCTACCTTTTACTGAACAAGCCTGCTGGAGTAGTTTCCACTTGCCGAGATTCCCAGAATCGTCCGACAGTAATTGACTTATTACCGGATAAACTAACCAAGGGTCAGGGGATTCATCCTGTAGGAAGGCTGGATGCGGATTCTACAGGTGCATTACTACTGACCAATGATGGTGAGCTAACATTTCGCCTGACCCATCCTAGTCATCACATACCTAAGACGTATCAGGTTTGGGTACGGGGTAATCCCCCAGAATCGGTACTGCAAACTTGGCGTGAAGGTGTTAATCTGCTGGGTAAAAAAACGTTACCCGCTAAAGTCCGTGTACTTAAGCGTAAGGGTCAATCCACACTTTTGGAGGTAGTCTTAACGGAAGGTAGAAACCGACAGATCCGTCGTGTTGCTCAACTGCTAAGCTATCCAGTGATTCATCTACATCGTACTGCTATTGGCCCGATTAAATTAAATCTACCAGGAGAGCCAATTCTTCCTTGTGGTGACTACCGTGCCTTGAATGATGTAGAAGTGAGTTTTCTTACCAGTAAATCCACCATTGTTCAGTAAAAATGCCAGCAGATGTCGAGGAGTACCGTGTATGAATGAAAACAAAGTCCCGTTGCAGCAACAACAACAGAAGAAGCTGGAAGAAATGGGTTCATACCTGTGTCAGTTACGCACTCAACAGTGTAAAACCATCCAGGAAATTGCCGCTTGCACCCGAATTAATGCACGATTTTTGAGGGCAATAGAGCAAGGCAAGCTAGACCAATTACCAGAACCTGTGTATGTTCAAGGGTTTATCAAGCACTTTGGGGATGCACTAGGCTTAAATGGAGACGAGTTTGCCAAGGCTTTTCCCACTGGGGTAACTGTAAAAAGGTCAAAACTTTCCTGGGGTAACAGTAGGGTTCCTCAACTGCGACCGTTTCATCTTTATTTGTTCTACATTTGCTTGGTTATTGGTTCAGTGAGTGGCTTATCTGTCCTAATCAACCCTTATAAGCCACAAATAACTGATAAGGAACCAAACTCGTCTCCAGCTCAATCATTACCGACACCCGGTAATTTAGATCAAACTAACTCGCAAACGCAGTTAGCCTTAACCAAGATACCGTCGGGTCCAAATAAGCCAGTTCAGGTGGATATCACTCTCAAAGGTAGATCTTGGCTTCTGATCGTGGCAGATGGCAAGAAAAAATATGAAGGCATCCTAGAAGAAGGAGCGCACCAGACTTGGGTTGCTAACGAAAAACTATTTGTTAAAGCTGGCGATGCTGGGAATGTAATCGTTGAGTTCAATAACCAACAGGCAAAGCAGATGGGGGCTCCTGGTGCAGTACAAGCATTAACTTTTGCTGCTAAACCTAGACCCTCTCTTCAGTAGTCAAGCTTTCTATGGGAAAAGCATTAAATTCATCAATCTTAAACATTAAAAAAGCAGATAATTGGGGGCAACAACCTATAAATGTTACTAAAAAAATAACAACTTACTTATAGCATTTAAGATTCCAAATAGATGCATGAAAACCAATGCTGATTTACCATAAAACGCTCACAAGTGTAGGCTCTATTTCCTAATGTCACCTGTTACCTTGGTTAATCAATTAAATTTGAAGATATCAAAGTCAAATGCTATAGCAACGACTTAACTTATATAAAGTCCAGTTAATCCCTTGTATAGAATAGAATTGTTTAGGATTGTGAGTTTAAGATTGTTAACTAATAATTAACATTTTTGTCAAAATATAAACAACCAATAATGAACTTAATAGGATTAATTGTTAAAACTATTCCAATACAATATAACTAGGCTTGGTAGTCATAACTGGGAGCACGATCGTAAGTGTGAGTGAGGATTTTGAGGCGATTAGCCAATTCTTCACTCAACGCATTCGGTGGATAGCGCCATTGCCAGTTACCTTCCACGGTACTGGGAAAGTTCATTCGAGCATCTGTGTCCAGACCTAAAATATCTTGCACAGGAATAATCGCTTGGTTGGCAATACTACTGAGCGCTAATCGGATTAAATCCCAATGGATGCCTTCTTGGCTGACTGATCCGGAGTAATTCATTATAATCTGCTTATCTTCACCAGAGAGTTTTTTAAACCAACCCACTGTTGTGTCATTATCATGGGTACCGGTGTAAACCACACAGTTGTGGACATAGTTAAAGGGTAAGTAAGGGTTACTTGATCCCCCACTAAAGGCAAACTGTAAAATTCTCATACCAGGAAACTGGAAGCGTGAGCGTAATGCTTCTACTTCTGGAGTGATTATCCCTAAATCTTCGGCAATAATTGGCAAATTGCCCAACTTGTCTTGGAGTACTTCAAAAAATTCTTTTCCTGGTGCCTTAACCCATTCTCCAGTGATGGCAGTTGTTTCTCCTTGCTTGACTTGCCAGTAGGCCTCAAATCCCCGGAAATGGTCAATCCGCACAATGTCTACATACTCCAAGATAGTTTGGAAGCGTTGTATCCACCATTGGAAGTTATCTGCCTGTAACTGTTCCCAGTTGTAAACTGGATTACCCCACAACTGACCTGTGGCACTGAAATAGTCCGGAGGCACCCCAGCCATGAGTGTGGGTTCGCCAGTTTCGTGATCAATGGCAAAGATTTCCCGATGAGCCCAGACATCAGCACTATCGTGAGCCACATAAATTGGAATATCACCAATAATCTGGATCTGGTGATGATTGGCGTACTGTTTGAGAGCTGACCACTGGCAGAAAAACTCAAACTGTAGGTATTTGTAGAAATAAATTTCATGCTGCAATTTCTGCCGCCAATACTCAACTGCTTTGGGTTGAGCCATAGCAATGTCTCGTTCCCAAGTATGCCAGCTACTCTGGTCAAACGCATCATGAACAGCCATAAATAAAGCATAGTCTTCCAACCAGCTGGCTTTTGCTTGACAAAATTCTGTAAATTTCTGGTGCTGTTGGGGTGAGGCGTTGGCACGGAAGCGATCGCAAGCTTGGTAAAACAGGGGCATCTTGGTTTGAATTACCTGATCATAATCCACTGAGTCAAGGGGAAACTCTGGTAGATTGGCAAAGTCTTCATCCAACAGCCGTCCCTGCTTTTGCAATTGTTCTGGACTAATGAGTAGGGGATTGCCTGCCATGGCTGAGTAAGAGCCATAGGGAGAGTTACCATACCCAATCGGACCAAGGGGCAAGATTTGCCAGTATTGCTGGGCGCTTTCTGCCAAAAAGTCAATGAATTGATAAGCCTGTAAACCTAAGTCACCAATACCAAAGGGACTGGGTAGGGATGTCGGATGGAGCAAAAGACCACTAGATCTCGGAAAAGGCATAAAAAAGCAATCAACAATAATAGTAAGTAAGCCTTACCAAAAAAATTTGGGTTTAAAGCCCCGTCCTTTTAGGACGGCTTTAAGCTATAATTTATGGTAGCGGTAAAGCGCATATATAAAAAGCGTAGTCGGTCTAGCGGACAGCTTCTGATCCGGAACCCTGGTAGCAAAAATCCGCGCATCTTGTACAAATTTGGAAGCTGTAATAAGAGAATGTGAACTACCCCAACCTACTACGTAGAGGTTGGGGCTTCCAGTTTCACGGAAGAACGCCTTAGCTTAGACGGACGTCCTCGCTTTGGTCTTACTTCTTCTCCACTGGCGTTGACCTCCCCCGTCCCAGAGGAGGATAGCATTCTGATACCTTCTGCTCTAATATTCTTGGCCGCATTACCGTCTCTATCGTGATGAGTGCCACAACTTGGACAAATCCAAGATCTTACATCTAGTGGCAACTCTTTGATTCGGTAATGACAATTAGAGCAGGTTTTAGAGCTGGGAAACCACCGATCTATCTCGACCAGTAGTTTTCCTTCTTTTACACATTTATAAGAGAGGAAATTTACAAAAGTTCCCCAACTCAGATCAGAGATTGCTTTAGCTAATTTATGGTTACGAACCATGCCCTTGACATTTAGGTTTTCAACTACCACTACCTGGTTCTGGTCTACGATTTTCCTAGATAGTTTATGAAGGTAGTCTTGGCGGACATTTCCAATACGTTCATATACCTTAGCTACAATCTTTCTAGCTTTCCTTCGCCCACTACTTCCTTTTTTCTTGCGGGCAGCAATACGTTGTTTCCTAGTTAGCTTCTTTTCGTATTTAGCTAAATGTTTAGGATTTCCAAATTTAGAAGTCTTTTCGCCATCGTAGGTGATCGCAAAATCCTTGATACCCAAATCAATACCAATTACTTTCCCTTCCTTAGATAGTTTCACATCTGTTGATTCGTATTCCATCAAAACAGAAGCGTAATACTTACCAGAAGGGTCTCTGCTTACTGTTACAGTTCTGATATCCCCGTCTAGTGGCCGATGAATTCTTGCTTTGACAGTTCCTAGTTTTCCAGGGAACTTAAGGCAGTTACCCACTTGTTTGACATTTTGAGGGTACTGAATTGATTGGCGATGATGATATGACTTGAATCTAGGATATTTTGCTCTGCCTTCAAAAAAATTCTGATATGCACGACTAAGGTTGAGACTTACAGATTGTAATACCTGGGAGTAACAGTCCTTTAGCCATTCAGTCTCTTGTTGTTTTTTGAGTTTTGGCAGCATGGAATTGAGCGCAGATTGTTTTAGTCCTTTTCCAGTTGCCTTGTAAGTTTCTATGCACTGATTTAGTCCATAGTTCCACCACCAGCGAGCGCATCCAAAATGCTGAGCTAATATTTGAACTTGCTCTTGTGTGGGATAAATTCTTACTTTGATGGCTTTATGTCTCACTGCACTCAAGCTTATTATCGACCCATATTACTATTATACAGATTTCGCAGTAAGGCGTCAACCTTTGTAGTAAAATTCCTGAGTCGCTATCCATCCTAAAGACGCGCGCCTTAGTAGAGGGTCGCCTTAATCAAACAGTTTTAACCCTTTTTACCATAGCCGACCAACCATAAAGGCGACCCTCTACTTACGGTAACTTCAAAACCCTGTAAGAGGGTGGGGAATTCCGCTATTTTTGTTAAAAATCTCTGCCGGTGCGCTTTGTGTAGGCGAATTAAATTTCCCACGGGTCGCACCGGTTGAAACGCCGCCGGGCAGACGGTGTATGCAATAGTCGGGCAAGTTCATTAGAATCCCTATGAAGAAAGAATCCTCGTTCTTCTAGGAAGAGGAGTGTCAAGACATTATCACCGTAGCATGGGTCAAAAAGGTTTAAGGGTTACGGGTTTAACGCGCACCCGTGGCCAAACGCGCCCCGCGTGGCCCAAAGGCCAAGGCCAAGGTTGTTCGCCCCGTATTAGGTT includes:
- the malQ gene encoding 4-alpha-glucanotransferase; translated protein: MPFPRSSGLLLHPTSLPSPFGIGDLGLQAYQFIDFLAESAQQYWQILPLGPIGYGNSPYGSYSAMAGNPLLISPEQLQKQGRLLDEDFANLPEFPLDSVDYDQVIQTKMPLFYQACDRFRANASPQQHQKFTEFCQAKASWLEDYALFMAVHDAFDQSSWHTWERDIAMAQPKAVEYWRQKLQHEIYFYKYLQFEFFCQWSALKQYANHHQIQIIGDIPIYVAHDSADVWAHREIFAIDHETGEPTLMAGVPPDYFSATGQLWGNPVYNWEQLQADNFQWWIQRFQTILEYVDIVRIDHFRGFEAYWQVKQGETTAITGEWVKAPGKEFFEVLQDKLGNLPIIAEDLGIITPEVEALRSRFQFPGMRILQFAFSGGSSNPYLPFNYVHNCVVYTGTHDNDTTVGWFKKLSGEDKQIIMNYSGSVSQEGIHWDLIRLALSSIANQAIIPVQDILGLDTDARMNFPSTVEGNWQWRYPPNALSEELANRLKILTHTYDRAPSYDYQA
- a CDS encoding RNA-guided endonuclease InsQ/TnpB family protein, with protein sequence MRHKAIKVRIYPTQEQVQILAQHFGCARWWWNYGLNQCIETYKATGKGLKQSALNSMLPKLKKQQETEWLKDCYSQVLQSVSLNLSRAYQNFFEGRAKYPRFKSYHHRQSIQYPQNVKQVGNCLKFPGKLGTVKARIHRPLDGDIRTVTVSRDPSGKYYASVLMEYESTDVKLSKEGKVIGIDLGIKDFAITYDGEKTSKFGNPKHLAKYEKKLTRKQRIAARKKKGSSGRRKARKIVAKVYERIGNVRQDYLHKLSRKIVDQNQVVVVENLNVKGMVRNHKLAKAISDLSWGTFVNFLSYKCVKEGKLLVEIDRWFPSSKTCSNCHYRIKELPLDVRSWICPSCGTHHDRDGNAAKNIRAEGIRMLSSSGTGEVNASGEEVRPKRGRPSKLRRSSVKLEAPTST